A stretch of the Chitiniphilus purpureus genome encodes the following:
- a CDS encoding PEP-CTERM sorting domain-containing protein, whose product MRLLKLTAIGLLMSSAAVQAAYNVIEARNVRYYVDMDDAFIQGLAVSLDQEDNLVFTPTETETILESNQRGHGATSFIFRSGSDFIMAEAKRGREISRTFMGMDYSFGGTGQLKPAFSQHIREANASIAADIEAYSLENKNGEWQSDFRWSRGYDVTERAIYKNSGGSYTADTLLRSKDEYEWGTRSSFAGRVGMYFELQTWAVLTNPLSRDSTLSARLSSFHIGVSTVPVSPVPEPETYGLMSLGLVGVLAMRRRRTRYSNAGAE is encoded by the coding sequence ATGAGACTATTGAAATTGACTGCAATCGGATTGCTGATGAGCAGCGCAGCTGTACAAGCGGCTTACAACGTCATCGAAGCCCGGAATGTACGTTACTACGTGGATATGGATGATGCATTTATACAGGGTTTGGCCGTAAGTCTTGATCAAGAAGACAATTTGGTATTTACACCCACCGAGACGGAGACCATATTGGAATCCAATCAGCGTGGGCATGGCGCCACATCTTTCATTTTCAGATCCGGTAGTGATTTTATTATGGCCGAAGCTAAGAGGGGGCGAGAGATATCCCGAACCTTTATGGGTATGGATTACTCCTTTGGAGGCACAGGCCAACTCAAGCCTGCCTTTTCCCAGCACATTAGAGAGGCAAATGCCAGTATTGCTGCTGATATAGAGGCCTATTCGCTTGAGAACAAGAACGGTGAATGGCAAAGCGACTTTAGATGGAGTCGGGGCTACGATGTCACCGAAAGAGCCATCTATAAAAACAGTGGTGGAAGCTATACTGCTGATACTTTGCTTCGCAGTAAAGACGAGTACGAGTGGGGGACGAGGTCCTCATTTGCTGGGCGGGTAGGGATGTATTTCGAATTGCAAACCTGGGCCGTGTTGACTAATCCACTCAGTCGGGATAGCACGCTGTCTGCACGCTTGTCGAGCTTTCATATCGGCGTATCGACTGTTCCTGTCTCTCCTGTTCCTGAGCCTGAGACTTATGGATTGATGAGCTTGGGGCTCGTTGGGGTTCTGGCGATGCGGCGGCGCCGTACCCGCTATAGCAATGCTGGCGCTGAATAG
- a CDS encoding DUF1631 domain-containing protein, protein MMDRNDLLAQARTMFLQRFAELLAELIPLSEARLFKKAEFAGSMKESSQLFEARSVMLRHYETLRLDLVEQMEQLLNRSFQTAYSSFRPSFSSDGKALTLVNLAAIEDELRLDAITKYLRDEVEDQLRDLNIRVALLFGEQNVKERENPFRPYLLSRCISNTVEGLVDSREVASLLTDDLCEGLAGRICPIYEALNALFAQHGIAAQLQVKVRAAPWAHGFSGSAAPVDGPGETPPGDFVAAAPYSGGAGWPSGPEAREERLVHLVAAPEDDEDFAPAGSTAAAGWAGAAAATGSARGWLAGPQRAGTFLRKLFSGALPAGDAQARPEGPAAGLVQSLGQLQQAHAGIALSGDGRPRNWLLAHREALIEQARDDREQMTIDIVAMLFEFILRDTTVPAEVRAQLGRLQFTVLKLALQDASLLTSRNHPVRMLINRIGSISLGLKQIDPSGVRVAEEISRIVEALLARPDEGASSFTRMLDELDAFIASELRASEATVAPALDAVDRAQGRTLQFARIVAMTGAAIGEIRLDDYLHQFLHHDWPRAIEVAGRHDPSQALRFWRVVPELVWSVAPKITEDDRTQLRQILPGMVAVLREGLALAGRDDTRRTLLAWLLDAHQLAMRSTVVGQVPALAYFRERFEACLDEEAFVPSATLRAGRPRPDSQLLDEAIRELETRLDLMDRLFEDEPVDAEEDEMLLRQDDEVLAKLQRGVGVQINLGGKTVPAVLSWPDLARERLVLNLGGEAAPSIISLRLFLRLLHSDRACFIEDLPLFERAVSQLLQSADRLDQAH, encoded by the coding sequence ATGATGGATCGCAATGACCTGCTGGCACAGGCCCGCACCATGTTCCTGCAACGCTTTGCCGAGCTCTTGGCGGAGTTGATTCCGCTCAGCGAAGCGCGCTTGTTCAAGAAGGCCGAGTTTGCCGGGTCAATGAAGGAATCGAGCCAGCTGTTCGAGGCGCGCAGCGTGATGCTGCGCCACTACGAGACGCTGCGCCTCGATCTGGTCGAGCAGATGGAGCAGCTGCTCAACCGCAGCTTCCAGACCGCCTACAGCAGCTTCAGGCCGTCTTTTTCCAGCGATGGCAAAGCGCTCACCCTCGTCAATTTGGCTGCGATCGAGGACGAGCTGCGCCTGGATGCCATCACCAAATACCTGCGCGACGAGGTCGAGGACCAGCTGCGCGATCTCAATATCCGCGTGGCGCTGCTGTTCGGCGAGCAGAACGTGAAGGAGCGGGAGAACCCGTTCCGGCCCTATCTGTTGTCGCGCTGCATTTCCAATACCGTCGAAGGTCTGGTCGATTCGCGCGAGGTGGCCAGTCTGCTGACCGATGACCTGTGTGAGGGCCTGGCCGGGCGGATCTGCCCCATCTATGAAGCGCTCAACGCGCTGTTTGCCCAGCATGGGATTGCGGCGCAGTTGCAGGTGAAGGTGCGGGCCGCCCCCTGGGCGCATGGGTTTTCCGGCAGTGCAGCGCCGGTCGACGGGCCGGGTGAGACGCCCCCGGGCGACTTCGTCGCGGCCGCGCCGTACAGCGGCGGCGCGGGCTGGCCCAGCGGCCCGGAGGCGCGCGAGGAGCGCCTGGTGCACCTGGTGGCGGCGCCCGAGGATGACGAGGATTTCGCGCCGGCCGGCAGCACCGCGGCGGCCGGCTGGGCCGGGGCTGCCGCTGCGACCGGGTCGGCCCGTGGTTGGCTGGCCGGGCCGCAGCGTGCCGGCACGTTTCTGCGCAAGCTGTTCTCCGGTGCCCTGCCGGCGGGGGACGCGCAGGCCCGGCCGGAGGGGCCCGCAGCCGGGCTGGTGCAATCGCTGGGCCAGCTGCAGCAGGCGCATGCCGGCATCGCGCTCTCCGGGGACGGGCGTCCGCGCAACTGGCTGCTGGCGCACCGCGAGGCGCTGATCGAACAGGCGCGCGATGATCGCGAGCAGATGACCATCGACATCGTCGCGATGCTGTTCGAGTTCATCCTGCGCGATACCACCGTGCCGGCCGAAGTGCGCGCCCAACTGGGGCGCCTGCAATTCACGGTGCTCAAGCTGGCACTGCAGGATGCATCGCTGCTGACCAGCCGCAATCATCCGGTGCGCATGCTGATCAACCGTATCGGGTCGATCTCGCTCGGGCTCAAGCAGATCGATCCGAGCGGTGTGCGGGTGGCCGAGGAGATCAGCCGCATCGTCGAAGCCTTGCTGGCCCGGCCCGACGAGGGGGCCAGCTCGTTCACGCGCATGCTGGATGAACTGGATGCTTTCATCGCGAGCGAATTGCGCGCCAGCGAGGCCACCGTGGCGCCGGCGCTGGACGCGGTCGACCGCGCCCAGGGCCGCACGCTGCAGTTTGCCCGCATCGTTGCGATGACCGGCGCCGCCATCGGCGAAATCCGGTTGGACGACTATCTCCACCAGTTCCTACACCATGACTGGCCACGGGCGATCGAAGTCGCCGGGCGGCACGATCCGTCGCAGGCGCTGCGCTTCTGGCGCGTGGTGCCCGAGCTGGTCTGGAGCGTCGCTCCCAAGATCACCGAGGACGACCGCACACAGCTGCGGCAGATCCTGCCCGGCATGGTGGCAGTGCTGCGCGAAGGGTTGGCACTGGCGGGGCGTGATGACACCCGGCGCACCCTGCTGGCCTGGCTGCTCGATGCGCACCAGCTGGCGATGCGCAGCACCGTGGTGGGTCAGGTGCCCGCGCTGGCGTATTTCCGCGAGCGCTTCGAGGCATGTCTGGACGAAGAGGCGTTCGTGCCCAGCGCTACATTGCGTGCAGGGCGTCCGCGCCCGGACAGCCAACTGCTCGACGAGGCGATCCGCGAGCTGGAGACGCGGCTGGACCTGATGGATCGGCTGTTCGAGGACGAACCGGTCGATGCCGAGGAGGACGAGATGCTGCTGCGCCAGGATGACGAAGTCCTGGCCAAGCTGCAGCGCGGTGTCGGGGTCCAGATCAATCTGGGTGGCAAGACGGTGCCGGCGGTGCTGAGCTGGCCGGATCTCGCGCGGGAGCGGCTGGTCCTCAACCTGGGCGGCGAGGCGGCACCTTCCATCATCAGCCTGCGCCTGTTCCTGCGGCTGCTGCACAGCGATCGCGCGTGCTTCATCGAGGATCTGCCGTTGTTCGAGCGCGCAGTCTCGCAACTGCTGCAATCGGCCGACCGGCTGGACCAGGCACACTAG
- a CDS encoding PEP-CTERM sorting domain-containing protein yields the protein MKLHNLIVMVFLMSGTAVHAAYSIIEAEHVRYYVNMDSSFMQGLDVRLDQYDNLVFTPTDRGSILDSSLSGYGHTSSILDNSDYMMIEAKGNRAISRSVAGLNVAFGGKGQLKPSLDERSAHASVTAKINTYAMSSEKWGWDSRWRWNHDITEEISYRSRGGSYIADTLYRSKSDYEWGSDSTFAGRVGVWFQFTTLALLDNPVSRDSTISAHLSSFYIGALTTPISPVPEPETYALMGLGLVGLLAARRRRLPA from the coding sequence ATGAAATTGCACAATTTGATTGTGATGGTATTTTTGATGAGTGGCACAGCTGTCCATGCGGCCTACTCTATCATCGAGGCTGAGCATGTACGATATTACGTAAATATGGATAGTAGTTTTATGCAAGGTTTGGATGTGAGGCTTGATCAGTACGACAATCTGGTATTTACTCCGACAGATAGGGGGAGCATATTAGACTCCAGTCTGAGTGGATATGGTCATACATCGTCCATTTTGGATAATTCTGATTATATGATGATCGAAGCCAAGGGAAATCGAGCGATTTCGCGTTCCGTGGCGGGTCTGAATGTTGCTTTTGGAGGGAAAGGCCAGCTCAAGCCTTCCTTGGATGAGCGCAGTGCTCATGCTAGTGTTACCGCAAAAATTAATACCTATGCAATGAGTAGTGAGAAATGGGGTTGGGATTCGAGGTGGAGATGGAACCATGATATTACCGAAGAGATTTCCTATCGAAGTAGAGGTGGAAGCTATATCGCTGATACCTTATATCGAAGTAAATCGGATTACGAGTGGGGGAGTGATTCCACATTTGCTGGGCGAGTGGGGGTCTGGTTTCAGTTCACAACTTTGGCTTTGCTGGATAACCCTGTGAGCCGAGACAGTACGATATCTGCACACTTGTCAAGTTTCTATATAGGCGCATTGACTACGCCTATTTCCCCGGTGCCCGAACCCGAAACCTATGCGTTGATGGGGCTAGGGCTGGTCGGGCTGCTGGCAGCGCGTCGGCGCCGCCTGCCGGCCTGA
- a CDS encoding SRPBCC family protein, whose product MTKPSFIYVIYIATTPEKLWEALLDPETTKRYWCRQCNVSDWQPGSRWEHRDYDHPERLNLVGSVLESDPPRRLVLSWADPEHADNPDKVSRVTFELKPHAHEVKLTVRHEELEADSPMLRGISDGWPAILSSLKTLLETGEPLPLTAHHWNDELACTRDGATSEPAQG is encoded by the coding sequence ATGACTAAGCCAAGCTTCATCTATGTGATCTACATCGCCACCACGCCCGAAAAACTGTGGGAGGCGCTGCTCGATCCGGAGACAACCAAGCGCTACTGGTGCCGGCAGTGCAACGTATCGGACTGGCAGCCCGGCTCGCGCTGGGAGCATCGCGACTACGACCATCCGGAACGGCTCAATCTGGTGGGGTCGGTGCTGGAAAGCGATCCACCACGGCGGCTGGTGTTGAGCTGGGCTGACCCTGAGCATGCGGACAATCCGGACAAGGTATCCCGCGTCACCTTCGAACTGAAGCCGCACGCCCACGAAGTGAAGCTCACCGTGCGGCACGAGGAGCTGGAAGCGGATTCGCCGATGCTACGGGGGATTTCAGACGGCTGGCCCGCCATCCTGTCCAGCCTCAAGACGCTGCTGGAGACCGGCGAACCGCTGCCGCTCACCGCCCACCACTGGAACGATGAGCTTGCCTGCACCCGCGACGGCGCGACAAGCGAGCCGGCGCAAGGCTGA
- a CDS encoding ArsR/SmtB family transcription factor codes for MGAATAALEHRRTMPFVPLESGFCMGTHKTQPNGCIIADMDDVFKALADASRRQLLDQLHQRNGQTLGELCEPLAMSRQAVAKHLAILEAANLVSVHWQGREKLHYLNPVPLHEIHVRWIGKFEQAQLAALHTLKTRLEESTDD; via the coding sequence ATGGGCGCTGCCACAGCGGCACTGGAACACCGCCGCACCATGCCGTTCGTCCCACTGGAATCCGGTTTTTGCATGGGTACCCACAAAACGCAACCAAATGGTTGCATAATTGCCGATATGGACGACGTGTTCAAAGCGCTGGCCGATGCCAGCCGACGACAATTGCTGGACCAACTGCATCAACGCAATGGCCAGACGCTGGGCGAGCTGTGCGAACCACTGGCGATGTCGCGCCAGGCGGTGGCCAAGCATCTGGCCATCCTGGAAGCGGCCAATCTGGTCAGCGTCCATTGGCAGGGCCGCGAGAAGCTGCATTATCTGAATCCGGTACCGCTGCACGAAATCCATGTGCGCTGGATCGGCAAGTTTGAGCAGGCGCAGCTCGCGGCGCTGCACACGCTCAAGACCCGACTGGAGGAATCCACCGATGACTAA